The Paenalcaligenes faecalis genome has a window encoding:
- the thrC gene encoding threonine synthase, with product MKYISTRGGMEPQSFSDILLEGLAPDGGLAIPQSYPHITAEKLEQWRALSYDELAFEILSLFIDDIPAEDLRALTQAAYNPELFVGDSMVPVKALQGDMALLGLSQGPTLAFKDMAMQFLGQVFEYVLEKRDSRINILGATSGDTGSAAEYALRGKRRVNVFMLSPYGRMSAFQRAQMYSLQDENIHNLSVKGVFDDCQDIVKQLAGDLDFKQSMSLGAVNSINWARIAAQVVYYFWGWLRATTAAEQTVSFAVPSGNFGNILAGHIARQMGLPIARLVLATNENNVLEEFFRTGVYRPRSSENTYATSSPSMDISRASNFERFVFDLVGRDSVKLNALWDQLATQGYFDLSDMKPFFEVDYGFVAGQSAHANRVSTIAEVYKETGVLIDPHTADGVKVARDFVQPGIPMLVLETALPAKFSETIEEAIGQPAPVPEHLQHLNDLPQRVVEMDADVAQVRAYMESNA from the coding sequence ATGAAATACATTTCTACTCGTGGCGGTATGGAGCCACAATCCTTTAGTGATATTTTGCTTGAGGGCTTAGCCCCAGATGGTGGGCTGGCTATTCCTCAAAGCTACCCACACATTACGGCAGAGAAACTAGAGCAATGGAGAGCCTTGTCTTACGATGAGCTTGCCTTTGAGATTTTATCGTTATTTATTGATGATATTCCTGCTGAGGACTTACGAGCATTAACTCAGGCTGCTTACAATCCAGAGTTATTCGTGGGCGATAGTATGGTTCCGGTCAAAGCGCTGCAAGGCGATATGGCGCTGTTAGGGCTATCTCAAGGCCCAACTTTGGCTTTTAAAGACATGGCCATGCAGTTTTTGGGTCAGGTCTTTGAATACGTACTTGAAAAGCGTGATAGCCGTATCAATATTTTAGGCGCGACCTCTGGTGATACCGGCTCTGCAGCTGAGTATGCATTACGTGGTAAACGTCGTGTGAATGTATTTATGTTGTCCCCTTATGGACGCATGAGTGCATTTCAGCGCGCTCAAATGTATTCGTTGCAAGATGAAAATATCCATAACCTGTCGGTGAAAGGGGTATTTGATGATTGCCAAGACATTGTAAAGCAACTGGCTGGGGACTTGGATTTTAAACAGTCCATGAGCTTAGGTGCGGTCAACTCTATTAACTGGGCGCGTATTGCTGCTCAGGTTGTGTATTACTTCTGGGGTTGGTTGCGAGCCACTACAGCCGCTGAGCAGACCGTGTCTTTTGCTGTACCGTCCGGCAATTTCGGTAATATTTTAGCCGGACATATTGCGCGACAAATGGGGTTGCCTATTGCTCGTTTAGTATTGGCGACGAATGAAAATAATGTGCTAGAGGAGTTTTTCCGTACAGGGGTTTATCGCCCCCGTAGTTCAGAAAACACTTACGCGACCTCAAGCCCTTCTATGGATATTTCACGGGCCTCTAACTTCGAGCGTTTTGTGTTTGATTTGGTTGGGCGTGACTCCGTTAAGCTCAACGCGCTGTGGGATCAGTTAGCGACTCAAGGCTACTTTGATCTAAGTGATATGAAACCATTTTTCGAAGTGGACTATGGGTTTGTAGCAGGGCAAAGCGCGCATGCAAATCGTGTGTCAACGATTGCGGAGGTCTACAAAGAGACTGGCGTATTGATTGATCCACATACGGCAGATGGCGTTAAAGTAGCTCGTGATTTTGTACAGCCAGGTATTCCTATGTTGGTCTTAGAGACAGCGTTACCGGCTAAGTTCTCTGAAACCATCGAGGAGGCCATTGGTCAGCCTGCTCCTGTGCCTGAGCACCTGCAGCATTTAAATGATTTGCCACAACGAGTTGTAGAAATGGATGCAGATGTAGCGCAAGTCCGCGCATACATGGAGTCCAATGCGTAA
- a CDS encoding homoserine dehydrogenase, translating into MSPIKVGLLGLGVVGGGTWKVLNQNADEIARRAGRRIEVVAAAVRDVEKAKALVGNDVQVTTDGMDIVRNPNIDVVVELVGGDTLAKDWVMEAIAQGKHVVTANKALLATHGNAIFAAAQEKNVMVAFEAAVAGGIPIIKAMREGLTANRIQWVAGIINGTTNFILSEMRSRGLSFAEALADAQRLGYAEADPTFDIEGVDAAHKLSLLSSLAFGIPVQFSKAHIEGITTLAAEDIAHAERLGYTVKLLGITRARENGIELRVHPTLVPSSSMLANVQGAMNAVMVHGDAVGSTVYYGAGAGELPTASAVVADLVDVARLLTADHGHRVPYLAFQQDAMADTPVLAMADVQSSYYLRLRVEDRPGVLADISRILAESNISIGSMFQEPAVNDETDIIFLTHEAREGDIEAAIVHIQSLDFVRSPVTRLRVEEL; encoded by the coding sequence ATGAGTCCAATCAAAGTAGGTTTGTTAGGTTTGGGTGTGGTCGGTGGCGGCACTTGGAAAGTGCTTAATCAAAATGCAGATGAAATCGCACGCCGTGCGGGCCGTCGCATTGAGGTGGTAGCAGCCGCTGTACGTGACGTGGAAAAGGCTAAGGCATTAGTCGGTAATGATGTGCAGGTTACGACAGACGGTATGGATATCGTGCGTAACCCTAATATTGATGTAGTCGTTGAACTGGTTGGTGGTGATACCTTAGCCAAAGACTGGGTCATGGAGGCAATTGCACAGGGCAAGCACGTAGTGACAGCGAATAAAGCACTATTAGCGACTCACGGTAATGCCATTTTTGCAGCGGCCCAAGAAAAGAATGTGATGGTAGCCTTTGAGGCTGCTGTGGCAGGTGGTATTCCCATCATTAAAGCCATGCGCGAAGGCTTAACGGCTAATCGTATTCAGTGGGTAGCAGGCATTATTAACGGCACAACTAACTTCATCTTGTCCGAGATGCGTAGTCGTGGTTTGTCTTTTGCAGAGGCATTGGCCGATGCCCAGCGCCTAGGCTATGCCGAGGCAGACCCTACCTTTGATATCGAAGGCGTGGACGCAGCGCATAAACTTAGCCTACTGTCTTCCTTGGCATTTGGTATTCCAGTGCAGTTTTCCAAAGCGCATATCGAGGGAATTACGACCCTAGCCGCAGAGGATATTGCTCATGCCGAACGCTTAGGCTATACCGTTAAATTGCTTGGGATTACTCGTGCCCGTGAAAACGGAATTGAGCTACGAGTGCATCCTACTCTAGTCCCTTCCTCCAGTATGCTAGCCAATGTACAAGGTGCTATGAATGCAGTGATGGTTCATGGGGATGCGGTTGGCTCTACGGTTTACTATGGTGCAGGTGCGGGCGAGTTACCAACGGCCTCTGCTGTAGTGGCAGACTTGGTTGATGTGGCGCGCTTGCTTACTGCAGATCACGGTCATCGTGTGCCGTATTTGGCTTTCCAACAAGACGCGATGGCTGATACACCGGTCTTGGCAATGGCTGATGTGCAGTCCTCTTATTACTTACGTTTACGTGTAGAGGACCGCCCTGGGGTGTTGGCTGATATTTCCCGCATCTTGGCCGAAAGTAATATTTCGATTGGATCTATGTTCCAAGAGCCTGCCGTCAATGATGAAACCGATATCATTTTCTTGACCCACGAGGCAAGAGAGGGTGACATTGAGGCCGCGATTGTTCATATTCAGTCTTTGGATTTTGTGCGTTCCCCTGTAACACGCTTGCGCGTAGAGGAGCTGTAA
- the alaC gene encoding alanine transaminase — MSSFPRIDRLPPYVFNITGELKMAARRRGEDIIDMSMGNPDGPTPQHIVDKLVEASSRPDTHGYSVSRGIPRLRKAIVDWYDRRYQVKLDPETEAIVTIGSKEGLAHLMLATLDRGDTVLVPNPSYPIHIYGAVIAGANIRSVPMIPGIDFFEEIERAVKEAIPKPKMMILGFPSNPTAQCVELDFFERIVALAKEHNILVVHDLAYADITFDGYVAPSIMQVEGARDVAVEFFTMSKSYNMAGWRIGFMVGNEKLVHALARIKSYHDYGTFTPIQVAAIAALDGPQDCVAEITESYKRRRDVLAKGLQEIGWNVDVPKASMYIWAKIPDHYIKEGSLEFSKRLLKDAKVAVSPGIGFGEYGDDYVRFALIENEQRTRQAVRGIKDMFRKDGLLK; from the coding sequence ATGAGTAGCTTTCCTCGCATAGATCGTTTGCCTCCTTACGTTTTTAACATTACGGGCGAACTCAAAATGGCGGCGCGTCGTCGCGGCGAAGACATTATTGATATGTCGATGGGTAATCCTGATGGCCCCACTCCACAACATATTGTAGATAAACTCGTAGAGGCTTCAAGTCGTCCTGATACACATGGTTACTCAGTGTCACGCGGTATTCCTCGTTTACGTAAAGCGATTGTGGATTGGTACGATCGTCGCTATCAGGTCAAACTAGACCCTGAAACGGAGGCTATTGTTACAATTGGCTCCAAAGAAGGTCTAGCCCATTTAATGTTAGCCACGCTCGACCGTGGTGATACGGTGCTTGTTCCTAATCCGAGTTACCCTATCCATATTTATGGCGCGGTAATTGCAGGGGCAAATATTCGCTCTGTACCGATGATTCCGGGTATTGATTTCTTTGAGGAAATCGAAAGAGCCGTTAAAGAAGCCATTCCTAAACCAAAAATGATGATCTTAGGGTTCCCTAGTAACCCAACAGCTCAGTGCGTAGAGTTGGATTTTTTTGAGCGCATTGTGGCTTTAGCCAAAGAGCATAATATTTTGGTTGTGCATGACTTGGCTTATGCTGACATTACTTTTGATGGTTATGTAGCCCCTTCTATCATGCAGGTTGAGGGTGCACGTGACGTCGCTGTTGAGTTCTTTACCATGAGTAAAAGCTACAATATGGCAGGCTGGCGTATTGGCTTTATGGTGGGTAATGAAAAATTAGTTCATGCGTTGGCTCGCATTAAAAGCTATCACGATTACGGTACATTTACTCCTATTCAGGTTGCCGCTATTGCCGCTCTGGATGGTCCACAAGACTGTGTGGCTGAGATTACCGAAAGCTATAAGCGTCGTCGTGATGTATTGGCTAAAGGCCTACAAGAAATTGGTTGGAATGTGGATGTGCCAAAAGCGTCCATGTACATTTGGGCCAAAATTCCAGATCATTACATAAAAGAGGGCTCGTTAGAGTTCTCTAAACGTCTACTAAAAGACGCAAAGGTTGCTGTTTCTCCCGGCATTGGCTTTGGTGAGTATGGCGATGATTACGTGCGCTTTGCGCTAATTGAAAACGAGCAGCGTACTCGTCAAGCAGTACGCGGCATTAAAGATATGTTCCGAAAGGACGGGTTGCTTAAATGA
- a CDS encoding Mth938-like domain-containing protein — translation MQLQKDTNPALNTVTAYGDDYIEINKTRHHQSIYFMAEGPVNDLNIQKSSDFTTELLQNITGVRPAQKDPMAFLDGTPNRLENTENIEVLLIGTGRQQQFLHPAITSSLLSLRIGVEIMDTQAAARTYNILMSEGRRVVAALIL, via the coding sequence GTGCAACTGCAAAAAGACACTAACCCTGCACTCAATACCGTGACCGCCTATGGTGATGATTATATTGAAATCAATAAGACACGCCATCACCAATCGATTTATTTTATGGCCGAAGGCCCTGTTAATGACTTGAACATACAGAAGTCTTCTGATTTTACTACAGAGCTGCTGCAAAATATCACTGGCGTACGTCCCGCACAAAAAGACCCAATGGCTTTTTTAGATGGGACACCTAACCGTCTGGAAAACACAGAAAATATTGAGGTGCTATTAATTGGCACTGGACGTCAACAACAGTTTTTACACCCTGCGATTACCAGCTCGTTGCTTAGCCTACGCATTGGTGTGGAGATTATGGACACACAAGCCGCTGCCCGCACCTACAACATTTTAATGTCCGAGGGCAGGCGTGTTGTTGCCGCCCTGATTCTTTAA
- a CDS encoding peroxiredoxin → MSNVTVGQAIPAFTAQSTQGEISTQSLAGHAYVLYFYPRDNTPGCTTQAQNFRDLIDEFTAIGVKVIGVSRDSMASHERFITKQDLPFALISDPEESLCELFGVMKLKNMYGKQVRGIERSSFLVNADGVLTQEWRGLRVPGHVDQVLEAARAL, encoded by the coding sequence ATGTCCAACGTTACCGTCGGCCAAGCCATTCCCGCATTTACTGCCCAAAGCACTCAAGGCGAGATCAGCACCCAATCTCTAGCTGGACACGCCTATGTGTTGTACTTTTATCCCCGAGACAACACCCCCGGCTGCACCACTCAAGCACAAAACTTTCGTGACTTGATAGACGAATTTACCGCTATCGGAGTCAAAGTTATAGGTGTATCCCGAGACAGCATGGCCTCTCATGAGCGCTTTATTACTAAACAAGATCTCCCCTTTGCTCTAATTAGTGATCCAGAGGAATCCCTATGCGAACTCTTTGGTGTCATGAAACTGAAAAACATGTACGGTAAACAGGTACGTGGCATTGAACGTAGCAGTTTCTTAGTCAACGCCGATGGCGTTCTTACACAAGAGTGGCGCGGCTTGCGCGTACCAGGTCATGTTGACCAGGTACTTGAGGCAGCTCGCGCCCTATAA
- a CDS encoding PhoH family protein has translation MPLPTLPSKLGAILSADEIKAAPKATPPAQVITPQTTSPVEATPSAPAKPKAPLVAKTASTEPSSPPRATKNAKKTTKATQPAKNPTTAPEPRKLFVLDTNVLLHDSNCLFKFEEHDVFIPMMVLEELDHQKKGLSEVARNARQVSRYLEALVEDKDISQGIALNGAGHIEARGQLFFQTTALSSQLPIDLPVGIADNAILHVVHALQSQHGQETVVMVSKDINMRLKARALGIHTEDYRHDHVLSDSDLLYEGARELPDDFWNNHGQQIESWQQAGITFYKIQGPLCAELSVNEFVYTTQEPGLIAQVKQVSSNKAVLATIRDYSHSKNNVWGITARNQEQNFALNLLMNPECDFVSLLGQAGTGKTLLALASALTQTLETQLYNEIIITRATVPVGDEIGFLPGTEEEKMAPWMGALEDNLEVLHLGSNKLSALNNDPNRNATMDIIRSHIKIKSMSFMRGRTFQNKFLIIDEAQNLTPKQMKTLVTRAGPGTKIVCMGNIAQIDTPYLTEGSSGLTYVVDRFKGWPHSGHITLQRGERSRLADYANEAL, from the coding sequence ATGCCCTTACCTACGCTGCCCTCTAAACTTGGGGCTATCTTAAGCGCAGATGAAATCAAAGCGGCCCCTAAAGCCACCCCTCCAGCTCAGGTCATTACCCCACAAACAACAAGTCCGGTTGAAGCCACTCCTAGCGCCCCAGCCAAACCTAAAGCTCCCCTTGTTGCTAAAACGGCCTCTACTGAGCCCAGCTCCCCTCCTCGAGCCACTAAAAACGCAAAAAAAACCACCAAAGCAACTCAGCCAGCTAAAAATCCGACTACAGCTCCAGAGCCTCGCAAGCTCTTTGTGTTGGACACGAATGTATTACTCCATGACTCAAACTGCCTCTTTAAGTTTGAAGAACATGACGTTTTTATTCCTATGATGGTGCTCGAAGAGCTCGATCATCAGAAAAAAGGCTTATCTGAAGTCGCACGGAACGCACGCCAAGTCAGTCGCTACCTAGAAGCTCTCGTTGAGGACAAGGATATCAGTCAGGGCATTGCGCTTAATGGCGCTGGTCATATCGAAGCCCGTGGTCAACTATTTTTCCAAACCACAGCTCTCTCATCGCAGCTACCCATAGATCTACCCGTAGGCATTGCAGATAATGCCATTTTGCATGTGGTTCACGCCCTACAGAGCCAACACGGCCAAGAAACCGTCGTCATGGTGTCTAAAGACATCAATATGCGTCTTAAAGCGCGTGCATTAGGCATTCATACCGAAGACTATCGTCACGACCACGTACTGAGCGACTCTGACTTGCTTTACGAAGGCGCACGCGAGCTACCTGACGATTTTTGGAATAACCACGGCCAACAAATTGAATCTTGGCAACAAGCAGGTATTACTTTTTACAAAATCCAAGGCCCCTTATGTGCTGAGCTTAGTGTCAATGAGTTTGTCTACACTACCCAAGAGCCCGGCTTAATTGCTCAGGTTAAACAAGTCTCTAGTAACAAAGCCGTGCTAGCCACAATCCGAGACTACAGCCACAGTAAAAACAATGTCTGGGGCATTACCGCACGCAATCAAGAGCAAAACTTTGCTCTGAATTTACTCATGAACCCCGAATGTGACTTTGTTTCTTTATTAGGCCAAGCGGGAACAGGGAAAACACTCTTAGCCTTAGCAAGTGCACTCACTCAAACGCTAGAAACCCAGTTATACAATGAAATCATCATCACCCGAGCTACCGTGCCTGTGGGAGATGAAATTGGTTTTTTACCTGGTACCGAAGAGGAGAAAATGGCACCGTGGATGGGCGCTCTGGAAGACAACCTAGAGGTACTACATTTAGGCAGCAATAAGCTATCAGCCCTAAACAATGACCCTAATCGTAATGCCACGATGGACATCATTCGCTCACACATCAAGATTAAATCCATGAGCTTTATGCGGGGACGTACCTTCCAAAACAAGTTTCTAATCATCGATGAGGCTCAAAACCTAACCCCTAAACAGATGAAAACCTTAGTCACTCGGGCTGGCCCAGGGACGAAAATTGTCTGCATGGGCAATATCGCACAAATTGACACCCCCTACTTAACCGAAGGAAGCTCTGGCCTAACCTACGTAGTGGACCGTTTTAAAGGGTGGCCTCACTCTGGACATATCACCCTGCAACGCGGCGAACGATCTCGTCTGGCTGACTACGCAAACGAAGCGCTATGA